The bacterium sequence GCATTGATCGAGGGTTCCCAGTCATTAAAAGAGTTAATGGCATTGCCCCTTATCGGAGGAGAAACAATGGATCTATTCAACCCTTAATTCGCATTATTAATCTTGTTTAAGGTTAATAATCAAATTTAATGTCGAAAATTTTCAGATTATACTAGAATGTTGAAATTTTTGCTTGACGATGACGATAAGATGGTTATAATCTATTATAGGTAATCATGGTATATTAAAGATATCTAAACCTGATTCAAGAGGAATGCAATGACAAACCAAAAGGTCTTAACCACTACAGAAGCAATGGAATATTTACGAACTACCAGGGTGACTATTTTAAAAATGGTCCATGAAGGCAGATTAAAAGCCAATAAGGTAGGTCGAGAGTACCGCTTTTTACAGGAGGAATTAGACAAGTATCTTCGCGGAGAAAATGAACCACTCAAGGCGGCCATAAAATGAATGTCAAAGAGGATATCAAAGAAGGTATGGGGAAGATAGCAGGGCCAATAATGGCAGCAAGTAAATCAATTAAGCGGGTTACTCTGAATGACATCTACACTGCCTTCGGTGTAAGCATGAGGAA is a genomic window containing:
- a CDS encoding helix-turn-helix domain-containing protein; amino-acid sequence: MTNQKVLTTTEAMEYLRTTRVTILKMVHEGRLKANKVGREYRFLQEELDKYLRGENEPLKAAIK